A genomic window from Cytobacillus suaedae includes:
- a CDS encoding MtnX-like HAD-IB family phosphatase gives MKKWAFVSDFDGTISKEDFYKMVMNRYYPEGEERYKQWKNEELLDIEFLSDVFTSIDQEEEQILRDILTIPIDEYVPTFIKHVQNQGGDFYILSAGTDYYIYQILQKYGIKDVKVFSNEGYFHERNIHMKIDKKHPHYSERYGIDKSKVILELKEKYDTLYFAGDSEPDSHPAQYADVTYAKDALQGLLREKGINFVPVQTFEEIEQDLKAKGVLS, from the coding sequence ATGAAAAAGTGGGCTTTTGTCTCGGATTTTGATGGTACGATTTCAAAGGAAGATTTCTATAAGATGGTGATGAATCGTTATTATCCAGAAGGAGAAGAACGATATAAACAATGGAAAAACGAAGAACTTTTAGATATTGAGTTCCTTAGTGATGTTTTTACCTCAATTGATCAGGAAGAAGAGCAAATTTTACGCGACATCCTTACTATCCCAATTGATGAGTACGTACCGACATTTATAAAACATGTACAGAATCAGGGCGGAGATTTTTATATTTTGAGTGCGGGTACGGATTATTATATTTATCAGATCTTACAAAAATATGGTATCAAAGATGTTAAGGTATTTTCTAACGAAGGATACTTTCATGAAAGGAATATCCATATGAAGATTGATAAAAAGCACCCCCACTACTCGGAAAGATACGGGATTGACAAGTCCAAAGTCATTCTTGAGTTAAAGGAAAAATATGATACTCTTTATTTTGCCGGGGATAGTGAGCCAGACTCCCACCCAGCACAATATGCAGATGTAACCTATGCAAAGGATGCCCTGCAGGGATTATTACGAGAAAAAGGTATTAACTTTGTACCTGTTCAAACATTTGAAGAAATTGAACAAGATTTAAAAGCTAAAGGGGTGCTCTCCTAA
- a CDS encoding NUDIX hydrolase, translated as MNNRPRAFAALIKGDSILMVHVVTGSKDFWTLPGGGLEAGETFEDPVVREVQEEVNLKVKVVKELFTGTYECGIEKCFLVEEVEKESIPTLGYDPELPMDHQELKEVKWRLITNVREDLHVSKVIEALYLKV; from the coding sequence ATGAACAATAGACCTAGAGCGTTTGCAGCATTAATTAAAGGTGATTCCATTTTAATGGTACACGTAGTCACTGGTTCAAAAGACTTTTGGACTTTACCTGGTGGTGGGTTAGAAGCTGGAGAAACATTTGAAGACCCTGTTGTACGTGAAGTTCAAGAAGAAGTTAATTTAAAGGTGAAAGTAGTTAAAGAATTATTTACTGGTACATATGAATGCGGTATTGAAAAGTGTTTCCTGGTTGAAGAGGTGGAGAAAGAATCAATACCCACATTAGGTTACGATCCGGAGCTGCCCATGGACCATCAAGAATTAAAGGAAGTTAAATGGCGTTTGATTACTAATGTTCGAGAGGACTTACATGTTTCAAAGGTTATTGAAGCTTTATATCTAAAAGTATAA
- a CDS encoding sigma-70 family RNA polymerase sigma factor produces the protein MHSNLSLIELAKNGDEDAFFNLIEQKKTELYRMAFFYVQNENDAVEIYQQTIIRAYEGLPKLNEPKYFSTWITRILINCCKTYIAKRKNIELVDPVDIEDVKTVSNSNLEEHLDLWNALYQLDEKYKTVILLRFYQDYSVTQISAILQFPEGTVKTYIRRGLQALRVQLKGAYIDEWVKSVERND, from the coding sequence ATCCATAGTAATTTATCTCTTATTGAACTAGCGAAAAATGGCGATGAGGATGCCTTTTTTAATTTGATAGAACAAAAAAAGACCGAGCTTTACCGTATGGCATTTTTTTATGTTCAAAATGAAAATGATGCTGTTGAAATATATCAGCAAACCATTATTCGCGCATACGAGGGGTTACCAAAGCTTAATGAACCAAAATATTTTTCCACTTGGATTACCCGTATTTTAATTAACTGTTGCAAAACATACATAGCAAAAAGAAAGAATATAGAACTTGTTGACCCTGTAGATATTGAGGATGTAAAAACAGTATCTAATTCAAATCTCGAGGAGCACCTTGACTTATGGAATGCACTTTATCAACTAGATGAAAAATATAAAACTGTAATTCTATTACGTTTTTATCAGGATTACTCTGTAACCCAAATTTCAGCCATTCTACAATTTCCAGAAGGTACGGTGAAAACCTATATTAGAAGAGGTTTACAAGCTTTAAGAGTACAGTTAAAGGGGGCGTATATTGATGAATGGGTTAAATCCGTTGAAAGAAATGATTAA
- a CDS encoding methyltransferase domain-containing protein yields the protein MEKKILNYENLLVMLDDFLRDPREFWDSFYDDRSKNIPFFKVMGPDENLVDYFNKGLAPKKVLEIGSGPGRNAIYMAQKGCNVTALDISENAIQWAKERANKNEVEIDFQCVSLFEFEFVPHSYDFIYDCGMFHHIAPHRRLTYLEILKKALKKGGHFGIVCFNTEGALATSDWDIYTERSLKGGIGYTEERLKEIFNEDFTIIEFRRMNKIIQSDYLFGEDFLWAGLMQINN from the coding sequence ATGGAGAAGAAAATATTAAATTATGAAAACCTATTAGTGATGTTGGATGATTTTTTAAGGGACCCAAGAGAATTCTGGGATAGCTTTTATGATGACAGATCGAAGAATATTCCATTCTTTAAGGTTATGGGACCTGATGAGAATTTAGTTGATTACTTCAATAAAGGACTTGCTCCCAAAAAGGTATTGGAAATAGGTTCTGGTCCAGGAAGAAACGCAATTTACATGGCACAGAAAGGATGTAATGTAACTGCATTAGATATTTCTGAAAATGCAATTCAGTGGGCTAAAGAGAGAGCTAATAAAAATGAAGTAGAAATAGATTTTCAATGTGTTTCTCTTTTTGAATTTGAGTTTGTGCCTCATTCGTATGATTTTATATATGATTGTGGAATGTTCCATCACATAGCACCTCATCGTCGTTTGACCTATCTGGAGATACTAAAGAAAGCACTTAAGAAAGGAGGTCATTTTGGAATTGTTTGCTTTAATACAGAAGGTGCTCTAGCTACATCTGATTGGGATATTTATACGGAAAGAAGTCTAAAAGGCGGCATTGGTTATACGGAAGAAAGATTAAAAGAGATATTTAATGAAGATTTTACTATTATTGAATTTAGAAGAATGAATAAGATTATTCAATCAGATTATCTATTCGGAGAAGACTTCTTATGGGCGGGTTTAATGCAAATTAATAATTAG
- a CDS encoding ABC transporter ATP-binding protein: protein MNGLNPLKEMINAIPVPEKRLTEVLRIEGMTKIFKQKEHQVTAIKNIHCTIYEGEMVAIMGTSGSGKSTLLNMISAIDEPTEGELFLFGKQANNVYKEPNASNFRKENIGFVFQSFHLLKDLSVEDNISLPLILNDVSSKEIKIRVENVMEKLQIADWRKHLPHELSGGQQQRVAIARAIITNPPILLADEPTGALDVNTTDDILKLLVGLQKEMNQTILLVTHDPYVATFANRVLFFHDGAIVDSYQNKDTHEDLDNILIKFKSVTRGVR, encoded by the coding sequence ATGAATGGGTTAAATCCGTTGAAAGAAATGATTAATGCCATTCCTGTTCCTGAAAAGAGGTTAACAGAGGTATTGCGTATTGAAGGCATGACAAAGATCTTTAAACAGAAGGAACATCAGGTTACTGCAATAAAAAATATTCATTGTACCATTTATGAAGGTGAAATGGTCGCTATAATGGGGACAAGCGGTTCTGGTAAGAGCACATTACTTAATATGATCAGCGCAATTGATGAGCCCACGGAAGGTGAACTGTTCTTGTTTGGTAAGCAAGCAAATAATGTGTATAAGGAACCTAATGCTTCAAATTTCAGGAAAGAAAATATCGGTTTCGTCTTTCAATCATTTCACTTACTAAAAGATTTGTCCGTTGAAGACAACATTTCTTTGCCCCTCATCCTAAATGATGTGTCAAGTAAGGAAATTAAAATACGGGTTGAGAATGTCATGGAGAAGTTGCAAATCGCGGATTGGCGCAAGCACCTTCCACATGAACTATCCGGTGGTCAACAACAGCGTGTTGCCATTGCTAGGGCGATTATTACAAATCCACCAATTCTACTTGCTGACGAGCCAACAGGGGCGCTAGATGTTAATACTACGGATGATATTTTAAAGCTTCTTGTTGGTCTTCAAAAGGAGATGAACCAAACGATTTTACTTGTTACTCATGACCCATACGTTGCAACATTTGCAAATAGAGTCCTCTTTTTTCACGACGGTGCAATTGTTGATTCTTATCAAAATAAAGATACACATGAAGATTTAGACAATATTCTAATAAAGTTTAAATCGGTTACTAGAGGTGTTCGATAA
- a CDS encoding methyltransferase domain-containing protein produces the protein MEYRGPEVYDQKDFLSNYMKRRSRKDSPNNAIEGPIIFELLGDFQNKDILDLGCGDASFGKELLNQGANSYIGVEGSEQMVTASKLNLFNQNARILHEKVESYSYPINKFDVVTSRFAIHYVSDIQLLFNSVHKTLKDEGRFLFSVQHPLTTSSFLSKQSGEKRENWIVDDYFIEGERKEPWINKTVVKYHRTIESYFTALTKAGFTVSDLREGMPMREHFSNEEEFARRLRIPVVLLFSCKK, from the coding sequence ATGGAGTATAGGGGACCAGAGGTATATGATCAGAAGGATTTTCTTTCGAATTATATGAAGAGGAGATCAAGAAAGGATAGTCCTAACAATGCAATTGAAGGTCCTATTATTTTTGAACTTTTAGGAGATTTTCAAAATAAAGATATATTAGATTTAGGTTGTGGTGATGCTTCTTTTGGAAAGGAATTACTAAATCAGGGTGCAAATTCATACATAGGTGTAGAAGGATCTGAACAAATGGTAACTGCCTCTAAACTTAATCTATTTAATCAAAACGCAAGGATCCTCCATGAGAAAGTGGAATCATATAGTTACCCAATAAACAAGTTTGATGTTGTAACTTCCAGGTTTGCAATCCACTATGTTTCAGATATTCAGTTACTGTTTAACAGTGTACATAAAACGTTAAAAGACGAAGGAAGATTTTTATTTAGTGTACAACATCCCCTTACTACTTCATCGTTTCTCAGTAAACAATCAGGTGAAAAGAGGGAGAACTGGATAGTTGATGATTATTTTATCGAAGGAGAAAGAAAAGAACCTTGGATAAATAAAACAGTCGTAAAATACCACCGAACTATAGAAAGTTATTTTACAGCGCTTACTAAAGCCGGCTTTACAGTCAGTGATTTGCGTGAAGGAATGCCTATGCGTGAACATTTTAGTAATGAAGAAGAGTTTGCACGAAGACTAAGAATCCCAGTCGTATTATTATTTTCTTGTAAGAAGTAA
- a CDS encoding ABC transporter ATP-binding protein, which yields MKNEPIISLSNVTKRIGRTTIVDDLTFDVPQGEIFGFLGPNGAGKTTTIRMIVGLMSITKGQILIKGKNIKTEFEQAIRHVGAIVESPEMYKYLTGYQNLVHYARMVPGVTKERIDEVVSLVKLENRIHDKVKKYSLGMRQRLGVAQALLHRPSLLILDEPTNGLDPAGIRELRDYLQYLTRTEGITVVVSSHLLSEMELMCDRVAILQRGKLVDVMPIQHITKNDQDQAYLMQVQPLEQALVIINEMDGVREAVLTDEGLIKVFTEEEKIPDILVGLMQNNIRIYGVRVMNQSLEDRFLEITEGGQIG from the coding sequence ATGAAGAACGAACCTATCATCAGCTTGAGTAATGTAACCAAACGGATTGGTCGGACTACCATCGTTGATGACCTTACGTTTGACGTACCGCAAGGGGAAATTTTCGGCTTCCTTGGTCCAAACGGAGCAGGGAAAACAACTACTATTCGCATGATTGTTGGACTAATGTCGATTACCAAGGGTCAAATTCTAATTAAGGGTAAAAATATTAAGACCGAATTCGAACAAGCAATTCGCCACGTTGGCGCAATCGTAGAAAGTCCTGAAATGTACAAGTATCTTACTGGTTACCAAAACCTTGTTCATTACGCACGCATGGTGCCAGGTGTAACTAAGGAACGTATTGATGAAGTGGTGTCACTGGTTAAACTGGAAAACCGCATCCATGACAAAGTTAAAAAGTATTCACTTGGTATGCGCCAGCGTTTAGGAGTAGCCCAAGCACTGTTGCATCGGCCATCGCTTCTGATTCTCGATGAGCCGACAAACGGTCTTGACCCGGCTGGGATTCGTGAGCTTCGTGATTATTTACAGTATTTAACCCGTACGGAAGGAATCACCGTTGTTGTCTCTAGCCATCTGTTGTCTGAGATGGAGCTCATGTGTGACAGGGTCGCCATTCTACAGCGAGGAAAGTTAGTCGACGTTATGCCAATTCAGCATATTACTAAAAACGACCAAGATCAAGCATATCTTATGCAAGTGCAACCGCTGGAACAGGCGTTGGTGATTATTAATGAAATGGATGGTGTGAGAGAGGCCGTACTTACTGATGAGGGGCTTATCAAGGTTTTCACCGAGGAGGAAAAAATCCCGGACATTCTAGTAGGATTAATGCAGAACAATATACGCATATATGGAGTCCGGGTGATGAACCAGTCGCTAGAAGATCGATTCTTAGAAATTACGGAGGGTGGACAAATTGGTTAA
- a CDS encoding NUDIX hydrolase — protein MREWKGSAAVCINEKKEILMVRGENSYSWAIPSGGIEDGETPEQCCVREVREETGYEVDIIEKLFIKETVINDIDVKTYYFKVKKVGESNGIDDPDKTIVETKWMSSSVLKTVSHVYPEDMEQLLACLNNDEIIRGEYK, from the coding sequence TTGAGAGAATGGAAGGGTTCTGCTGCAGTATGTATAAATGAAAAAAAAGAGATTTTGATGGTAAGAGGTGAAAATTCTTACTCTTGGGCAATACCCTCAGGTGGAATAGAAGATGGTGAAACCCCAGAACAATGTTGTGTAAGGGAAGTGAGAGAAGAAACAGGGTATGAAGTAGATATAATAGAAAAGTTATTCATTAAAGAAACTGTTATTAATGATATAGATGTTAAGACATATTATTTTAAAGTGAAAAAGGTAGGGGAGAGTAACGGAATAGATGACCCTGATAAGACAATTGTTGAGACAAAATGGATGTCCTCATCAGTATTGAAAACAGTTTCACATGTTTATCCTGAAGACATGGAGCAACTTCTAGCCTGCCTTAACAACGATGAGATAATAAGAGGAGAATATAAATGA
- a CDS encoding FtsX-like permease family protein: MFSIRSIAMKLFRAAWAHVATSISIIAISICLILSMSLYIWNANTQMREEIKAVFGETDLTVGYNPDQEKTISSELLSQINSVIGIDMISPVSITHTQVDTMEHVYTIGVENDELVKSRYHFSKDLKTNEVILSEGIAKVLKKNIGDEILVENKSFLIKEILTTIKMAEETSFILMQNAVVKQWVPYGSSDTEGLFVLIKADYPKAVGQELKQLDNTFRIDIMNEYDFVKLNLQSLMIYIIVLSVFIVVITGMLLLSTFQLFFYKLKEQFMILRSLGASSNQIGRIINTQLTSIITLGVVVGTVVSILIIKFGLPQLITFLSLPKAKTDLPAILILSIALIMFTFLQFFTKWQVYKSMQLLPLQIESNNEDNQLKWTTGKKIVSSVMSFISILCLVTGQLPENSGDKGPILIIIGSLTLCGVVLLLIPFILKALLSISLQPMRSLFGKEVYLACQQLLPQVKRNSAVVLSLVGLMVILIFGSSLLKSVQSNEQKYIHKRYETSIILSNQIEDDSITPSVVEEIENLPSIAFAYGKSNFSVLEFKQNGRSFASDYGTIDVESYTKLKRLEHMQGDLTKGIIITRQFAESNELSVGETLSVYLPAASIIDPITAGTHRIVAIIPEPLNHVDVYIDWSSVIAKQEKPIIKEIMVETDNKKQAIAELQGFLQQNPTFLLRDKDKMLKDATEMFYQRWSLFVGVFIVLIAATSLGVIQTLLHAIYVKRSDYAVQRLVGLSPNGLIKLILTQVLSFVLYGLTTGTILGLLLTRMLSIIDPEGALMFDYFTLIIVSIFLLLTTLLVFTAQSYWISRSKLALEMKNL, from the coding sequence ATGTTTAGTATCCGTAGCATTGCTATGAAGCTATTTCGTGCTGCTTGGGCACATGTAGCTACTAGTATAAGCATAATTGCCATTAGTATTTGTTTAATATTGTCAATGAGTCTATATATTTGGAATGCGAATACGCAAATGAGAGAGGAAATTAAGGCAGTTTTTGGAGAAACTGATTTAACAGTTGGGTACAATCCTGACCAAGAAAAGACCATTTCTTCAGAACTGCTTAGCCAAATAAATTCCGTAATAGGAATTGATATGATCTCACCAGTTTCAATAACGCATACACAAGTAGATACAATGGAACATGTATATACGATTGGTGTTGAAAATGACGAACTTGTTAAAAGCCGCTATCATTTTTCAAAAGATTTAAAGACTAATGAAGTCATATTATCGGAAGGAATTGCAAAAGTTTTAAAGAAAAACATTGGTGATGAAATTCTGGTTGAAAATAAGAGCTTTCTCATTAAAGAAATATTAACGACGATCAAAATGGCAGAAGAAACAAGTTTTATATTAATGCAAAATGCGGTTGTAAAACAGTGGGTTCCCTATGGATCCTCTGATACAGAGGGTTTATTTGTATTAATTAAAGCTGATTATCCTAAAGCTGTTGGTCAAGAGCTTAAGCAACTAGACAATACGTTTAGAATTGATATTATGAACGAATACGATTTTGTAAAACTCAATTTACAGTCTTTAATGATTTATATTATTGTTCTATCAGTCTTTATTGTAGTTATTACAGGAATGTTATTACTTTCTACCTTCCAATTGTTTTTCTACAAATTAAAGGAACAATTCATGATTTTGAGATCTCTTGGTGCTTCTTCTAATCAAATTGGACGAATCATCAATACTCAACTGACTTCAATTATCACATTGGGTGTAGTTGTTGGGACCGTTGTCAGCATACTAATTATAAAATTTGGGTTGCCCCAGCTAATTACATTCTTATCGCTACCAAAAGCAAAAACTGACTTACCTGCAATACTTATTTTATCTATAGCTCTAATAATGTTTACCTTTCTTCAATTTTTCACAAAATGGCAGGTTTATAAGTCAATGCAACTCCTACCGTTACAAATTGAAAGTAATAATGAGGACAATCAGTTGAAATGGACGACTGGGAAAAAAATAGTTAGTAGTGTCATGTCTTTTATTTCAATATTATGTTTGGTTACTGGTCAGCTCCCAGAAAATTCTGGTGATAAAGGGCCGATACTCATTATTATAGGCTCACTTACTTTATGTGGAGTTGTGCTTTTACTCATTCCATTTATTCTTAAAGCTTTATTATCTATATCTTTACAGCCTATGCGTTCTCTTTTTGGAAAAGAGGTTTACTTAGCCTGTCAGCAATTACTACCACAAGTCAAGCGAAATTCAGCAGTCGTTCTTAGTTTAGTAGGATTGATGGTCATTTTAATTTTTGGTAGTTCCTTATTAAAGAGTGTACAAAGCAACGAACAGAAATATATTCATAAAAGATATGAAACTTCAATTATCTTAAGTAATCAAATAGAAGATGATTCTATTACACCTTCTGTTGTAGAGGAAATAGAAAATCTTCCTTCCATTGCTTTTGCTTATGGTAAAAGTAATTTTAGTGTATTAGAATTTAAACAGAATGGCCGATCTTTTGCAAGTGATTATGGAACCATTGATGTTGAAAGCTATACAAAGCTAAAGCGATTAGAACACATGCAAGGTGATTTAACAAAGGGAATCATTATTACCAGGCAGTTTGCCGAAAGCAATGAACTCTCCGTAGGAGAAACACTTTCCGTATATTTGCCAGCAGCATCAATAATAGATCCTATAACAGCTGGCACTCACCGAATAGTGGCTATCATTCCAGAGCCACTTAATCATGTTGATGTATATATTGATTGGTCGTCAGTTATTGCCAAACAGGAAAAACCGATCATAAAAGAAATTATGGTAGAAACAGATAATAAAAAACAAGCAATTGCAGAATTACAAGGGTTTTTACAACAGAATCCTACATTTCTGTTAAGGGATAAAGATAAAATGTTAAAGGATGCTACTGAAATGTTCTATCAGCGTTGGAGTTTATTTGTAGGAGTTTTCATCGTGTTAATTGCTGCAACATCCTTAGGTGTTATTCAAACATTACTTCATGCGATATATGTAAAGAGAAGTGACTATGCAGTTCAGCGGCTTGTTGGGCTATCGCCTAATGGCTTAATAAAACTTATCCTTACACAAGTGTTATCTTTTGTACTTTATGGACTAACAACTGGAACAATCTTGGGTCTACTGTTAACACGGATGTTATCTATTATAGATCCGGAAGGAGCACTCATGTTTGACTATTTCACATTAATCATAGTCAGCATTTTCTTACTCCTAACCACGCTATTGGTTTTTACAGCCCAAAGTTATTGGATTAGCCGAAGTAAATTAGCATTAGAAATGAAAAATTTATAA
- a CDS encoding ABC transporter permease, producing MVNLVLNENMKIYRRLRTWIMVGLMVAFVLFVNFIEWHTDGKKVQEEGWETKLEQENKQWSEILKNPKLDEEDRTFYEQQIAVNDYHLEQNIRSTEGTMWDGVNGSASMMIVITIFTIIIAGDSLAGEFSTGTIKLLLIRPANRVKILVSKYIAFLLFSILLLLTLFVISIVVNGILYGFGHIDLPLISITAEGQIVESNMVLNLWKTYLLNGISTVMYVTMAFMISSAFRSSAMAIGFSIGALFAGNIILEVLQRFDWSKYLLFANTDLTQYLTGQPFQEGMTLYFSMGVLAVYFIVFNLISWLLFTRRDVAS from the coding sequence TTGGTTAATCTAGTACTCAATGAAAACATGAAAATATACCGGAGGCTACGTACGTGGATTATGGTTGGACTTATGGTTGCTTTTGTACTTTTTGTCAATTTCATTGAATGGCATACCGATGGGAAAAAAGTGCAAGAAGAAGGCTGGGAGACAAAACTGGAACAGGAAAATAAGCAATGGAGTGAAATTCTTAAGAATCCCAAGCTGGATGAAGAAGACCGAACGTTTTATGAGCAGCAGATTGCTGTCAACGACTATCACCTGGAGCAGAATATTCGCTCAACGGAAGGCACAATGTGGGATGGCGTAAACGGTTCAGCCAGTATGATGATCGTGATTACCATTTTCACCATCATCATAGCGGGTGATAGTCTTGCAGGTGAATTCTCGACTGGAACAATCAAACTGCTGTTAATCAGGCCAGCCAACCGGGTCAAGATTCTTGTCTCTAAGTATATCGCATTTCTGTTGTTTAGTATTTTATTGTTACTCACTCTGTTTGTCATATCCATCGTGGTCAACGGAATATTATACGGATTTGGGCACATAGATCTTCCTTTAATCAGTATAACTGCAGAAGGACAAATAGTCGAAAGCAATATGGTTCTGAACTTGTGGAAAACATATTTGCTCAACGGTATATCAACCGTCATGTATGTAACCATGGCCTTCATGATCTCGTCCGCCTTCCGTAGTAGTGCGATGGCAATTGGTTTTTCAATCGGAGCCTTGTTTGCAGGCAATATTATTTTAGAGGTACTTCAAAGGTTTGATTGGAGCAAGTATCTATTATTCGCTAACACCGATCTCACCCAGTACCTGACCGGGCAACCCTTCCAAGAAGGAATGACATTGTACTTTTCCATGGGAGTGCTCGCCGTCTATTTCATCGTATTCAACCTGATTTCTTGGCTCCTTTTTACACGTAGAGATGTAGCAAGCTAA
- a CDS encoding iron-containing alcohol dehydrogenase family protein: MVGNQVTNIHIPAILEIGSGILTRIDQILKKHPFTSAVILFDDYSYTSLKQQIEHNLSTLKLKCVKLSDSLDIHDLVTLGFSLDRYDVVISIGGGTVVDYGKYIAFLRRSPFISIPTAPSNDGFASSNCSLHIEGKKTTVPAKVPYGIIVDLDIIRNAPERFLLAGIGDLMSNITALYDWDFEQKHEVSTVNAFAYMLSKKAVNSFIRTPMEDIKNELLLKELVSSLTMGGISTVISGNSSPISGSEHLISHSLDIISSRPQMHGIQVGIATYIMSHVQEHRSMRMEKVFTRTGFFDYVKTLGLKKEEFCEAIIMSPSIKPDRYTYIHEERYREKAIKIVNEDSILQEIFE; this comes from the coding sequence ATGGTTGGGAACCAAGTAACAAACATCCACATTCCAGCTATACTTGAGATTGGGTCTGGAATTCTTACAAGAATTGATCAGATTTTAAAAAAACACCCTTTTACATCTGCTGTTATCCTATTCGATGACTATTCTTATACATCTTTAAAACAACAGATTGAACACAATTTATCAACCTTAAAGTTGAAATGTGTTAAGTTGTCAGATTCGCTTGATATTCATGATCTAGTTACACTTGGGTTTTCCTTGGACCGTTACGATGTTGTTATTTCTATTGGTGGAGGAACGGTTGTAGATTATGGAAAGTACATTGCGTTTTTAAGGAGAAGCCCATTTATTAGTATTCCAACAGCCCCTTCAAATGATGGCTTTGCAAGTAGTAACTGCTCGTTACATATTGAGGGGAAGAAAACAACTGTTCCAGCAAAAGTTCCTTATGGAATTATTGTTGACCTTGATATAATTCGTAATGCTCCTGAACGCTTCCTCTTAGCAGGTATTGGAGACTTAATGTCTAATATAACCGCATTATATGATTGGGATTTTGAACAAAAACATGAGGTCAGCACGGTTAACGCCTTTGCTTATATGCTCAGTAAAAAAGCGGTGAATAGCTTTATTCGAACACCCATGGAGGACATTAAAAATGAGCTTCTTTTAAAAGAATTAGTAAGTTCTCTAACGATGGGAGGCATATCGACCGTAATTAGTGGAAACAGTTCCCCAATAAGTGGTTCAGAACACCTTATATCTCATAGCCTTGATATCATTTCATCGAGACCGCAAATGCATGGTATTCAAGTCGGTATAGCTACATACATCATGTCACATGTCCAGGAACATAGATCCATGCGAATGGAAAAAGTTTTTACACGAACAGGTTTCTTTGATTATGTTAAAACGTTAGGGTTAAAAAAAGAAGAGTTCTGTGAAGCCATCATAATGAGTCCTTCTATTAAACCAGATCGGTATACTTACATACACGAAGAAAGGTATCGGGAAAAAGCGATAAAAATAGTGAACGAAGATTCCATCCTGCAAGAAATTTTTGAATAA
- a CDS encoding GrpB family protein, which produces MNDIPEEQSYPVWANEKIEIVEANPNWLAIGEQEIEKLLSLLSKYGINDIQHYGSTSIPNLAAKPIIDLMAKTDTFQKTNTIASVLANYDWHFVPPHLDNRPWQRFFVKVIDGKRVAHLHIMLEGEERWDKQLLFRDLLLNSQQLVNQYTILKKELSTKYKNDREEYTKAKTEFINYVLNSKL; this is translated from the coding sequence ATGAATGATATCCCTGAAGAACAATCCTACCCTGTTTGGGCTAATGAGAAAATAGAAATAGTCGAAGCAAATCCTAATTGGTTAGCCATTGGTGAACAGGAAATAGAAAAACTGCTGAGTCTTCTCTCTAAATACGGAATAAATGATATTCAACATTATGGTAGTACTTCTATACCAAATCTAGCAGCGAAACCAATAATTGATTTGATGGCTAAAACTGATACATTTCAAAAAACTAATACAATTGCTTCCGTTTTAGCTAATTATGACTGGCATTTTGTACCTCCCCACTTAGACAATCGACCTTGGCAAAGGTTCTTTGTAAAAGTCATAGATGGTAAAAGGGTGGCGCATCTACACATAATGCTTGAAGGAGAAGAACGTTGGGATAAACAGTTACTATTTCGTGATCTATTACTAAATAGTCAGCAACTTGTGAATCAATACACTATTTTAAAAAAGGAATTATCAACTAAATACAAGAATGATAGAGAAGAGTATACTAAAGCAAAAACAGAATTTATCAATTATGTACTAAATTCTAAGTTGTAA